A region from the Streptomyces lydicus genome encodes:
- a CDS encoding DUF397 domain-containing protein, translating into MSAAAEKEWLYALDISDATWQRAPGDAEEAVEIAFLERGAVAMRNSTDPDVVLRYTEAEWRAFVLGARDGEFDLQR; encoded by the coding sequence ATGAGTGCCGCAGCTGAGAAGGAGTGGCTCTACGCCCTCGACATTTCCGACGCCACCTGGCAGCGCGCCCCCGGAGACGCCGAGGAGGCCGTGGAGATCGCCTTCCTGGAGCGGGGCGCGGTGGCCATGCGCAACTCCACGGACCCTGATGTGGTACTGCGCTACACCGAGGCGGAGTGGCGGGCCTTCGTCCTCGGCGCGCGGGACGGCGAGTTCGACCTGCAGCGCTGA
- a CDS encoding alpha-N-acetylglucosaminidase, whose translation MSRPSRRALLGTAGAIGAGAALGGAVPAAGAAAATRPARHQRRAAAHGTGAAYDTEPARAALTRLLPRHADQFQLVPLAPDGGADRFRVDGRAGRITVSGTTPAVLLTGVHWYLKYTCRAQLSWAGDQVELPGRLPAPASPVDRSTALRHRFALNDTHDGYTAPYADWPHWERLIDVLALHGVNEVLVTPGAEAVYHRLLTDFGYSDAEARAWLPAPSHQPWWLLQNMSGYGGPLSRELIDRRAELGRRITGRLRELGMHPVLPGYFGTVPDGFAARNPGARTVPQGTWSGLKRPDWLDPRTDAFAAAAASFYRHQQQLLGPADHFKMDLLHEGGDPGDVPVPDAARAVEKALRTARPDATWVILGWQGNPRRDLLDAVDHDRMLIVDGLSDLDTVTDRERDWGGVPYAFGSIPNFGGRTTLGAKTHIWAERFTAWRDKPGSRLAGTAYMPEAAERDPAAFELFCELAWRERPVDRAAWFDGYADLRYGARDDGARAAYAALRTSAYEISSKDGRPHDSVFAARPSLAARSGTVYATHTPAFDPAAFDTAFAALLTVRPALRDSDAYRHDLTDAARQALANRSWQLIGQLQEAYRRKDGTTFRALSELWLRLMRLCDEVTGAHRLFLLGPWLAQAKAMATGAEEQARLEHSARALITTWADRATADGGSLANYANRDWHGLIREVHLPQWQAYLDELADALAADRPPKTFDWYALEEPWTRARTTHPLRPTTDAYRTARRVHDTLAKAPYQGTVTVTADPSALPPGGRATVTAALRNVNGLRATGRVDFALGGVDATASGPASLPSLPPGGTGHARWQVTAPAGPLHTPLHPLPYDLTVDYGPKGEPRVRAARHGTLYVAGPLDDGLRTVTTNAAVFGQLGERLAVNGGGADLWKATAEFGAVYRPGALTAGGSVTVEVTSQDPTGPWARAGLVVRNRLAAPSAPSAPSALSSLSVPSSPSAPGAPSATGAADALGFLNLSVTPASGVVLSYDANGDGTLDTYRRLTGLTAPVLLRLTRGKDAGTAGTYTGSCSTDDGATWREIATVTVPGAAARQDTGLHQCAANSATEHRGTAEFRRWKLA comes from the coding sequence ATGAGCCGACCGTCACGACGCGCACTGTTGGGAACCGCCGGAGCGATCGGGGCCGGGGCGGCGCTCGGCGGGGCCGTTCCCGCCGCGGGCGCCGCGGCCGCCACGAGACCCGCCCGCCACCAGCGGCGGGCAGCGGCGCACGGCACCGGAGCGGCGTATGACACGGAACCGGCGCGGGCGGCACTGACCCGGCTGCTGCCCCGGCACGCCGACCAGTTCCAGCTGGTGCCGCTCGCCCCGGACGGCGGCGCCGACCGCTTCCGGGTGGACGGCCGGGCGGGCCGGATCACGGTCTCCGGGACCACCCCCGCCGTCCTGCTGACCGGCGTCCACTGGTACCTCAAGTACACCTGCCGGGCCCAGCTGTCCTGGGCCGGCGACCAGGTGGAGCTCCCCGGCCGGCTGCCCGCCCCGGCCTCGCCGGTCGACCGGTCCACCGCGCTGCGCCACCGCTTCGCCCTCAACGACACCCACGACGGCTACACCGCCCCGTACGCCGACTGGCCGCACTGGGAGCGGCTGATCGATGTGCTGGCGCTGCACGGGGTGAACGAGGTGCTGGTCACCCCGGGCGCCGAGGCCGTCTACCACCGGCTGCTGACCGACTTTGGCTACTCCGACGCCGAGGCCCGCGCCTGGCTCCCCGCGCCGTCGCACCAGCCGTGGTGGCTGCTGCAGAACATGAGCGGCTACGGCGGCCCGCTCAGCCGCGAGCTGATCGACAGGCGCGCCGAGCTGGGCCGCAGGATCACCGGCCGGCTGCGCGAGCTCGGCATGCACCCCGTCCTGCCCGGCTACTTCGGCACCGTCCCGGACGGTTTCGCCGCCCGCAACCCCGGCGCGCGCACCGTCCCGCAGGGCACCTGGTCCGGCCTCAAGCGCCCCGACTGGCTCGATCCGCGCACCGACGCCTTCGCCGCGGCCGCCGCTTCCTTCTACCGCCATCAGCAACAACTCCTCGGCCCCGCAGACCACTTCAAGATGGATCTGCTGCACGAGGGCGGCGACCCGGGCGACGTGCCCGTGCCGGACGCCGCCCGCGCCGTCGAGAAGGCGCTGCGCACCGCCCGCCCCGATGCCACCTGGGTGATCCTGGGCTGGCAGGGCAATCCCCGGCGCGATCTGCTGGACGCCGTCGACCACGACCGGATGCTGATCGTGGACGGCCTCAGCGACCTGGACACGGTCACCGACCGGGAGCGGGACTGGGGCGGGGTGCCGTACGCCTTCGGCTCGATCCCCAACTTCGGCGGCCGCACCACTCTCGGCGCCAAGACCCATATCTGGGCCGAGCGCTTCACCGCCTGGCGCGACAAGCCGGGCAGCAGGCTCGCCGGGACCGCGTACATGCCGGAGGCCGCCGAACGCGACCCGGCCGCGTTCGAGCTGTTTTGCGAACTGGCCTGGCGGGAGCGCCCGGTGGACCGCGCCGCCTGGTTCGACGGCTATGCCGACCTGCGCTACGGCGCCCGCGACGACGGGGCCCGCGCCGCCTACGCCGCGCTGCGCACCAGCGCGTACGAGATCTCCAGCAAGGACGGCCGGCCGCACGACTCGGTCTTCGCCGCCCGCCCCTCGCTGGCCGCCCGCTCGGGCACGGTCTACGCCACCCACACCCCGGCCTTCGACCCGGCGGCGTTCGACACCGCCTTCGCCGCGCTGCTGACGGTCCGCCCCGCGCTGCGCGACAGCGACGCCTACCGCCACGATCTGACGGACGCCGCCCGGCAGGCCCTCGCAAACCGGTCCTGGCAGCTGATCGGCCAGCTCCAGGAGGCCTACCGGCGCAAGGACGGTACGACGTTCCGTGCGCTGTCGGAGTTGTGGCTGCGGCTGATGCGGCTGTGCGACGAGGTCACCGGCGCGCACCGGCTGTTCCTGCTCGGGCCCTGGCTGGCCCAGGCCAAGGCCATGGCGACCGGGGCCGAGGAGCAGGCGCGGCTGGAACACAGCGCCCGTGCGCTGATCACCACCTGGGCGGACCGGGCCACCGCCGACGGCGGCTCCCTCGCCAACTACGCCAACCGCGACTGGCACGGCCTGATCCGCGAGGTCCATCTCCCGCAGTGGCAGGCGTACTTGGACGAACTGGCGGACGCGCTGGCCGCGGACCGGCCCCCGAAGACCTTCGACTGGTACGCCCTGGAAGAGCCCTGGACCCGCGCGCGCACCACCCATCCGCTGCGCCCGACGACCGATGCGTACCGCACCGCGCGGCGGGTCCACGACACCCTTGCCAAGGCCCCCTACCAGGGCACCGTCACGGTCACCGCCGACCCGTCCGCGCTGCCTCCGGGCGGCCGGGCCACCGTCACCGCGGCGCTGCGCAACGTCAACGGGCTGCGGGCGACCGGCCGGGTGGACTTCGCGCTGGGCGGCGTCGACGCCACCGCGTCGGGCCCGGCGTCGCTGCCGTCGCTCCCGCCCGGCGGCACCGGCCACGCCCGCTGGCAGGTCACCGCCCCCGCCGGCCCCCTGCACACCCCCCTGCACCCGCTCCCCTACGACCTCACCGTCGACTACGGCCCGAAGGGCGAGCCACGGGTCCGCGCGGCGCGGCACGGCACCCTGTACGTGGCGGGGCCGCTGGACGACGGGCTGCGGACCGTCACCACCAATGCGGCGGTTTTCGGCCAGTTGGGCGAGCGGCTGGCCGTCAACGGCGGGGGCGCGGACCTCTGGAAGGCCACCGCAGAGTTCGGCGCGGTCTACCGGCCGGGCGCGCTCACCGCGGGCGGCTCGGTGACCGTCGAGGTGACCTCCCAGGACCCGACCGGCCCCTGGGCCCGCGCCGGCCTGGTCGTCCGCAACCGCCTCGCCGCACCCTCCGCACCCTCCGCGCCCTCCGCGCTTTCCTCGCTCTCCGTGCCCTCCTCACCCTCCGCCCCGGGCGCCCCCTCGGCCACAGGCGCCGCGGACGCCCTCGGCTTCCTCAACCTCTCCGTGACCCCCGCCAGCGGCGTCGTGCTCTCCTACGACGCGAACGGCGACGGGACCCTGGACACCTACCGGCGGCTCACCGGCCTCACCGCGCCCGTCCTGCTCCGCCTCACCCGCGGGAAGGACGCCGGGACCGCGGGCACCTACACCGGCTCCTGCTCCACCGACGACGGCGCGACCTGGCGCGAGATCGCCACCGTCACCGTCCCCGGAGCGGCCGCCCGCCAGGACACCGGTCTGCACCAGTGCGCCGCCAACTCCGCGACGGAGCACCGCGGGACGGCGGAATTCCGCCGCTGGAAGCTCGCCTGA
- a CDS encoding GNAT family N-acetyltransferase translates to MSMASTASAAVRRTASASASATVPAPVAAPTVVPGPAPAPAPTGAASAGPGHAPAAVPAGPGHAPAGPGPGHAADAGYTAEIADTRAQIRAAQRLRHQVFAGEMGATLHSPLAGHDIDAVDDLADHLVVTHTATGDVVGTYRLLPPGRSPRLYSDGEFDLGALAELRPSLIEAGRSCVHPAHRSGAVMTQMWAALARYTLLSGHRYLAGCASVPLADGGTAAAHAWGLGRTRYAAPHGLQVTPHHPWHPTVPVPARPSLAQLPPLLRGYLRIGAFICGAPAHDPEFDVADFFVVLDMERLDDRYRRYFLGAR, encoded by the coding sequence ATGAGCATGGCATCGACCGCGTCCGCTGCCGTTCGCCGCACGGCTTCCGCATCCGCTTCCGCTACCGTCCCCGCGCCCGTGGCCGCCCCCACGGTCGTTCCCGGCCCGGCACCCGCTCCCGCCCCCACGGGGGCCGCCTCCGCCGGTCCCGGCCACGCTCCCGCCGCCGTCCCCGCCGGTCCCGGGCACGCCCCCGCCGGTCCCGGTCCCGGCCACGCCGCCGACGCGGGCTACACCGCGGAGATCGCCGACACCCGCGCGCAGATCCGCGCCGCACAGCGGCTGCGCCACCAGGTCTTCGCCGGTGAGATGGGCGCGACCCTGCACTCCCCGCTGGCCGGCCACGACATCGACGCCGTCGACGACCTCGCCGACCACCTCGTCGTCACCCACACCGCCACCGGCGACGTCGTCGGCACCTACCGGCTGCTGCCGCCCGGCCGCAGCCCGCGGCTCTACTCCGACGGCGAGTTCGACCTCGGCGCGCTGGCGGAGCTGCGCCCCTCCCTCATCGAGGCCGGCCGCTCCTGTGTCCACCCCGCCCACCGCAGCGGTGCCGTCATGACCCAGATGTGGGCCGCGCTCGCCCGCTACACCCTGCTCTCCGGCCACCGCTACCTCGCCGGCTGCGCCTCCGTCCCGCTCGCCGACGGCGGCACCGCGGCCGCTCACGCCTGGGGACTGGGCCGCACCCGCTACGCCGCCCCGCACGGGCTGCAGGTCACCCCGCACCACCCCTGGCACCCCACCGTCCCGGTCCCCGCACGCCCCAGCCTGGCCCAGCTGCCGCCGCTGCTCCGCGGCTATCTGCGCATCGGCGCCTTCATCTGCGGCGCGCCCGCCCACGACCCCGAGTTCGACGTCGCCGACTTCTTCGTCGTCCTGGACATGGAACGGCTCGACGACCGCTACCGCCGCTACTTCCTGGGCGCGCGGTGA
- a CDS encoding 1-acyl-sn-glycerol-3-phosphate acyltransferase, producing the protein MNGPWDVWSDCTPDCAAHALPRVPATRTARRGAAFARCVRRALTDGERMADPVRLRAHAASLLDALGVRVEGAAALTAGGRDGDGTGPGSGPGTANGPGLGTGTGVGLGAGSGPGTLIVINHISWLDILALLAVEPVTLLAKREVGTWPVVGGLARRAGTHFIDRTSPRRLRHTVREVSELLGSGRSVAVFPQATTWCTADRGSFRRATFQAALDAGAPVRPVTLHYTQQGLPSTVAAFCGEDTFAASLRRVLGARALTVRVTAHPVLNAADGLWDRRELADRAARAVLGGRPEPGAVTVPGPGAVAVPAFPVPAFPVPAFPVPEVAPVPEVAPVPEFPVRVVPVPAGPATPETPARV; encoded by the coding sequence GTGAACGGCCCCTGGGACGTGTGGTCCGACTGCACCCCGGACTGCGCCGCCCACGCCCTGCCGCGCGTACCGGCGACCCGCACCGCCCGGCGCGGCGCCGCGTTCGCCCGCTGTGTACGGCGGGCGCTGACGGACGGTGAGCGGATGGCCGATCCGGTACGGCTGCGGGCCCACGCCGCTTCGCTGCTCGATGCGCTCGGTGTCCGCGTCGAGGGCGCGGCCGCGCTCACCGCGGGCGGTCGCGACGGTGACGGCACGGGTCCCGGCTCCGGCCCCGGCACCGCCAACGGCCCTGGCCTCGGCACCGGCACCGGCGTTGGCCTCGGTGCCGGCTCCGGCCCCGGCACCCTCATCGTCATCAACCACATCTCCTGGCTCGACATCCTCGCCCTGCTCGCCGTCGAACCGGTCACCCTGCTCGCCAAGCGCGAGGTCGGCACCTGGCCGGTCGTCGGCGGCCTGGCCCGCAGGGCCGGTACGCACTTCATCGACCGTACGAGCCCCCGCCGCCTGCGGCACACCGTCCGGGAGGTGTCCGAACTGCTGGGCTCCGGGCGGTCGGTGGCGGTCTTCCCGCAGGCCACCACCTGGTGCACGGCCGACCGGGGCAGCTTCCGCCGGGCCACCTTCCAGGCCGCCCTCGACGCGGGCGCGCCGGTCCGCCCGGTGACCCTCCACTACACCCAGCAGGGCCTGCCCAGCACGGTGGCCGCGTTCTGCGGCGAGGACACCTTTGCCGCCTCGCTGCGCAGGGTGCTCGGCGCCCGGGCGCTGACCGTTCGCGTCACGGCACATCCGGTGCTGAACGCGGCGGACGGCCTCTGGGACCGGCGGGAGCTGGCGGACCGGGCGGCGCGCGCGGTGCTGGGCGGCCGGCCGGAGCCGGGCGCGGTGACGGTGCCCGGACCGGGAGCGGTGGCGGTGCCGGCGTTCCCCGTACCGGCGTTCCCCGTACCGGCGTTCCCCGTACCGGAGGTGGCCCCCGTACCGGAGGTGGCCCCCGTACCGGAGTTCCCCGTGCGGGTGGTTCCGGTACCGGCGGGGCCCGCCACACCGGAGACTCCGGCCCGTGTTTGA
- a CDS encoding DedA family protein translates to MFEQLDQLTEPLQGMLGSPWLWLVILLVSGLDALLPFMPSETTVVLVAVLIGPDLPLLALLAGVAAAGALAGDCLGYAVGRYAGPRAVARLLRGERGRARHSRARARVERHAALLIIAGRFLPGGRVIAALSTGSVRFPLRRFVALDAVGAGIWAVGSAALGGLGGTALTDSPAEGMLLASGTGLVVAGCVGALHRRSAPRDGDRGTPKRCGPRIRAL, encoded by the coding sequence GTGTTTGAGCAGCTGGACCAGCTCACCGAGCCCCTGCAGGGCATGCTGGGCTCGCCCTGGCTGTGGCTGGTCATCCTGTTGGTGTCCGGTCTCGACGCGCTGCTGCCGTTCATGCCGAGCGAGACCACCGTCGTCCTGGTCGCCGTGCTCATCGGCCCCGACCTGCCGCTCCTCGCCCTGCTGGCGGGCGTGGCGGCGGCCGGGGCACTGGCCGGTGACTGCCTGGGCTATGCCGTGGGACGGTACGCGGGCCCGCGCGCGGTCGCCCGGCTGCTGCGGGGAGAGCGCGGCCGGGCCCGGCACTCCAGGGCCCGGGCACGGGTCGAACGGCATGCCGCCCTGCTCATCATCGCCGGCCGCTTCCTGCCCGGCGGCCGGGTGATCGCCGCCCTGTCCACCGGGAGCGTCCGCTTCCCGCTGCGCCGTTTCGTCGCACTGGACGCGGTGGGCGCGGGCATCTGGGCGGTGGGCAGCGCGGCGCTCGGCGGTCTGGGCGGTACGGCGCTCACCGATTCCCCGGCCGAGGGGATGCTGCTGGCCTCGGGGACCGGGCTGGTGGTGGCGGGCTGTGTGGGCGCTCTGCACCGCCGGTCCGCACCACGGGACGGGGACCGGGGCACACCGAAGCGGTGCGGGCCCCGGATACGCGCGCTGTGA
- a CDS encoding winged helix-turn-helix domain-containing protein, giving the protein MTNLRTLTAGSATAPLPAHAAHPAAHPPHPPHPPRHRLRAVAPDEAHASPATPPGEGAPPLGVPSVAELLDSGATWLPAPQHTLPALPGRPPMVGYLVLVPAEQVATAPPPATAGPGASAPAGDEIVRIDPEQRTAQVQGRPLDLTYLEFELLAHLVAHPHRVHTRDQLVSTVWGYGHVGDGRTVDVHVARLRRKLGAAHRSSIVTVRRVGYKYVPGI; this is encoded by the coding sequence ATGACGAACCTCCGTACCCTGACCGCCGGTTCCGCCACGGCTCCCCTCCCGGCCCACGCCGCCCACCCCGCCGCACATCCCCCGCATCCCCCGCATCCCCCGCGCCACCGGCTGCGCGCCGTGGCGCCGGACGAGGCCCACGCGTCGCCCGCCACGCCCCCGGGCGAAGGCGCCCCGCCCCTCGGTGTCCCCTCGGTCGCCGAACTGCTGGACTCCGGCGCCACCTGGCTTCCGGCCCCGCAGCACACTCTGCCCGCGCTTCCCGGCCGGCCGCCGATGGTCGGCTATCTCGTCCTCGTACCGGCCGAGCAGGTCGCGACCGCCCCGCCGCCGGCCACCGCCGGTCCCGGGGCGAGTGCGCCGGCCGGCGACGAGATCGTGCGGATCGACCCCGAACAGCGCACCGCACAGGTCCAGGGCCGGCCGCTGGACCTGACGTACCTCGAATTCGAGCTGCTGGCCCATCTCGTCGCGCATCCGCACCGGGTGCACACCCGCGACCAGCTGGTGTCCACGGTGTGGGGCTACGGGCACGTCGGCGACGGCCGTACGGTCGACGTCCATGTCGCCCGGCTGCGGCGCAAGTTGGGCGCCGCGCACCGGTCGTCGATCGTGACGGTGCGGCGGGTCGGCTACAAGTACGTGCCGGGCATCTGA
- a CDS encoding rhomboid-like protein: MPTAASRMTPRGLPLAVPWAASLYVGAVQLGAYATARLPRHRRTELLRAHSTNVTNLRAGKWQTLVTSAAFVEEPLPVAYGAALLAALGTAEARWGPWRTAGVFAAGHVGASLLVYAALRGRSPGGAPGAPGAPCARPTGAGDCAVPAPEATGEAPPDATTRAIDVGASYGFNATVGALAATVPHRGARTAATAGLLALGTWPVLRRRRTFTDAGHLAALALGVAMGTGIRAVKGRRAGGG; this comes from the coding sequence ATGCCGACGGCCGCATCGCGGATGACGCCCCGTGGTCTGCCCCTTGCCGTGCCCTGGGCCGCGTCGCTCTATGTCGGTGCCGTACAGCTCGGTGCGTACGCCACCGCACGGCTCCCCCGTCACCGGCGTACGGAACTGCTGCGTGCGCACTCCACCAATGTCACCAATCTGCGGGCCGGAAAGTGGCAGACGCTGGTCACGAGCGCGGCGTTCGTCGAGGAGCCGCTGCCGGTGGCCTACGGCGCCGCGCTGCTCGCCGCCCTCGGCACGGCCGAGGCCCGCTGGGGCCCCTGGCGTACGGCAGGGGTGTTCGCAGCCGGTCATGTGGGGGCCAGTCTGCTGGTCTACGCGGCCTTGCGCGGCCGGTCGCCGGGCGGTGCTCCCGGTGCTCCCGGTGCCCCTTGCGCTCGCCCAACTGGCGCCGGGGACTGCGCCGTTCCCGCCCCCGAGGCCACGGGAGAGGCGCCGCCGGACGCGACCACCCGGGCCATCGACGTCGGAGCCAGCTACGGCTTCAACGCCACGGTGGGCGCCCTCGCCGCCACCGTCCCGCACCGTGGCGCGCGCACCGCGGCCACGGCCGGTCTGCTGGCACTGGGGACCTGGCCCGTGCTGCGCCGCCGGCGGACGTTCACCGACGCCGGGCATCTGGCCGCGCTCGCGCTCGGGGTGGCGATGGGGACGGGGATACGGGCCGTAAAGGGGAGACGGGCAGGAGGGGGCTGA
- a CDS encoding DUF6891 domain-containing protein yields the protein MLEISVKTESGPDRSRPGETELTGLLRRIGADDDHFVVVERFPEEAQAFVQAWRDDDGPFTVEYRDGAPERHFRAESGDAERVVEVFLDWARGGEAWRTALDWQWADLYSTPGLDPETRGVAEQRARQQIHGGFRDFHEVAQGVCEAFGPEDAQVSLDDARRIVGGLWEERLAEQAEWPEVTDADRVERAFEALDAQGLTARMNYSCCSNCAVGEIAHERAQGDRGFVFFHYQDTEAAAEGHGLAVRYGAYADAGNGEAAAEDRAAVGRTVVAALTGADLPAQWDGDPDRVIEVAPLDWRKRLPRTGTTGTGA from the coding sequence ATGCTTGAGATCAGCGTCAAGACCGAGTCCGGCCCGGACCGATCACGCCCTGGCGAAACCGAACTCACGGGGCTGCTGAGGCGGATCGGCGCCGACGACGACCATTTCGTGGTCGTCGAGCGGTTCCCCGAGGAGGCCCAGGCATTCGTACAGGCCTGGCGGGACGACGACGGACCGTTCACGGTCGAGTACCGCGACGGCGCACCGGAGCGGCACTTCCGCGCGGAGAGCGGGGACGCCGAGCGGGTCGTGGAGGTCTTCCTGGACTGGGCGCGCGGCGGGGAGGCCTGGCGTACGGCCCTCGACTGGCAGTGGGCGGACCTGTACTCCACCCCCGGTCTGGATCCGGAAACCCGTGGCGTCGCCGAGCAGCGGGCGCGTCAGCAGATCCATGGCGGTTTCCGGGACTTCCATGAGGTCGCACAGGGCGTCTGCGAGGCCTTCGGCCCCGAGGACGCCCAGGTCTCGCTGGACGACGCACGCCGGATCGTCGGCGGCCTGTGGGAAGAACGGCTGGCCGAACAGGCCGAATGGCCCGAGGTGACCGACGCCGACCGGGTGGAGCGGGCCTTCGAGGCGCTGGACGCCCAGGGGCTGACCGCCCGGATGAACTACAGCTGCTGCAGCAACTGCGCGGTGGGCGAGATAGCCCACGAACGCGCCCAAGGGGACCGGGGCTTCGTCTTCTTCCACTACCAGGACACCGAGGCGGCAGCGGAAGGCCATGGACTGGCCGTGCGCTACGGCGCCTATGCGGATGCCGGTAACGGCGAGGCCGCCGCGGAGGACCGCGCCGCGGTCGGGCGGACGGTGGTGGCGGCGCTCACCGGCGCGGACCTGCCGGCCCAGTGGGACGGCGACCCGGACCGGGTCATCGAGGTCGCCCCGCTGGACTGGCGCAAGCGGCTGCCGAGAACGGGAACGACGGGAACGGGAGCCTGA
- the glnII gene encoding glutamine synthetase, with protein sequence MSIKAEYIWIDGTQPTAKLRSKTKILSDGSRLPRWGFDGSSTNQAEGHSSDLVLEPVFSCPDPIRGGDHLLVLCEVLHTDLTPHPSNTRALLRPVAEKFAGQEPIFGIEQEYTFLKGDRPLGFPEGGGYPAPQADYYCGVGADAIFGREIVEKHLDLCLAAGLGLSGINAEVMPGQWEFQVGALPPLEVSDHMWVARWLLHRVAEEFGVTASLDAKPAKGDWNGAGAHTNFSTRAMREGYDPIITACEALGQDDKPLEHVRQYGTGIEDRLTGAHETAPWDAYSYGASDRGASVRIPWQVEVEKKGYIEDRRPNANVDPYVVTRLMVDTCCTELARREQV encoded by the coding sequence GTGAGCATCAAGGCCGAGTACATCTGGATCGACGGCACGCAGCCGACCGCCAAGCTCCGCTCCAAGACCAAGATCCTGTCCGACGGCAGTCGGCTGCCGCGGTGGGGCTTCGACGGGTCCAGCACCAACCAGGCCGAAGGCCACTCCTCGGACCTCGTGCTGGAGCCGGTGTTCAGCTGCCCTGACCCGATCCGCGGCGGCGACCACCTGCTGGTGCTGTGCGAGGTGCTGCACACCGACCTCACTCCGCACCCCTCCAACACGCGCGCGCTGCTGCGCCCGGTGGCGGAGAAGTTCGCCGGCCAGGAGCCGATCTTCGGCATCGAGCAGGAGTACACCTTCCTCAAGGGCGACCGTCCGCTCGGCTTCCCCGAGGGCGGCGGCTACCCGGCCCCGCAGGCCGACTACTACTGCGGTGTGGGCGCCGACGCGATCTTCGGCCGGGAGATCGTCGAGAAGCACCTCGACCTGTGCCTGGCGGCCGGTCTGGGCCTGTCCGGCATCAACGCCGAGGTCATGCCCGGCCAGTGGGAGTTCCAGGTCGGCGCGCTGCCGCCGCTGGAGGTCTCGGACCACATGTGGGTGGCGCGCTGGCTGCTGCACCGGGTGGCGGAGGAGTTCGGCGTCACCGCGTCGCTGGACGCCAAGCCGGCCAAGGGCGACTGGAACGGCGCGGGCGCGCACACCAACTTCTCCACCCGCGCGATGCGGGAGGGCTACGACCCGATCATCACCGCCTGCGAGGCGCTGGGCCAGGACGACAAGCCGCTGGAGCACGTCCGCCAGTACGGCACCGGCATCGAGGACCGGCTGACCGGCGCGCACGAGACCGCCCCCTGGGACGCGTACTCCTACGGCGCCTCGGACCGCGGCGCCTCGGTCCGCATCCCCTGGCAGGTCGAGGTCGAGAAGAAGGGCTACATCGAGGACCGGCGCCCGAACGCCAACGTCGACCCGTATGTGGTCACCCGGCTGATGGTGGACACCTGCTGCACGGAGCTGGCGCGGCGCGAGCAGGTCTGA
- a CDS encoding Gfo/Idh/MocA family protein, whose amino-acid sequence MTTARIGLLGTGPWARRVHAPALAAHPGVEFTGIWGRRAEAAAALAQVHRTRPYESPDELFEACDAVAIALPPSVQAALALRAAEAGCHLLLDKPVATAVPEARALVAAADRAGVASVVFFTARFGVQEGEWIAAQAAAGGWFTAHADWLGSVFADDSSSPYSDSPWRREKGGLWDVGPHALSVLLPVLGDAETVTAARGPADAVLLTMRHSSGAASSATLGLTAPAAASGVEVTLRGTAGITSLPRRQDGPEVAYRHAVDALLAAVETGLPNACDLRFGLRVTEILAAAEETLPPPVPDGP is encoded by the coding sequence ATGACGACCGCGCGCATCGGACTCCTCGGCACCGGACCCTGGGCGCGGCGCGTCCACGCCCCCGCCCTCGCCGCCCACCCCGGCGTCGAGTTCACCGGCATCTGGGGGCGCAGGGCGGAGGCCGCCGCCGCGCTGGCCCAGGTCCACCGCACCCGCCCCTACGAGAGCCCCGACGAGCTGTTCGAGGCCTGCGACGCCGTCGCGATCGCCCTGCCGCCGTCCGTCCAGGCCGCGTTGGCACTCCGCGCCGCCGAGGCCGGCTGCCATCTCCTCCTGGACAAGCCGGTGGCCACCGCCGTGCCCGAGGCGCGCGCCCTCGTCGCGGCAGCCGACCGGGCGGGTGTCGCCTCGGTGGTCTTCTTCACGGCGCGCTTCGGGGTGCAGGAGGGGGAGTGGATCGCCGCCCAGGCCGCGGCCGGCGGCTGGTTCACCGCCCATGCCGACTGGCTCGGCTCGGTCTTCGCCGACGACAGCTCCAGCCCGTACTCCGACTCGCCCTGGCGCCGGGAGAAGGGCGGGCTGTGGGACGTCGGCCCGCATGCGCTGTCGGTGCTCCTGCCGGTCCTCGGCGACGCGGAAACGGTCACCGCGGCCCGCGGTCCGGCCGATGCCGTGCTGCTGACGATGCGGCACAGCAGCGGCGCGGCCAGTTCGGCGACGCTCGGCCTGACCGCGCCCGCCGCGGCGTCCGGCGTCGAGGTCACCCTCCGCGGCACCGCGGGCATCACCTCCCTGCCCCGTCGCCAGGACGGCCCCGAAGTGGCCTACCGCCATGCGGTCGACGCCCTGCTCGCCGCCGTGGAGACCGGTCTGCCCAACGCCTGCGACCTGCGCTTCGGCCTCCGGGTCACCGAAATCCTGGCGGCGGCGGAGGAGACCCTCCCGCCTCCCGTGCCTGACGGGCCATGA